The Azospirillum baldaniorum genome segment CAATCATACTGCGGTATGTTATTCTACAATCTTGCAGTCAATCTTGGCTTATTCTTCGTTAAGAGTGGATGATCATCCGAGCGAAAATCGACTGGCGCGGATATCGGCATCGCATCCAGTTATCGCTGGCCATTGTTGCTGGCCTAACCAGCGCCGGAACGCTATGCATGTCACCATGAGCAGCGACCCGCCCGTCTTCGGCATCCGCCCGATCCTGACCGTCGTCCACCCGAACGGCGAACGGCTGATCGTGGCCCGGCTGACCAGTCTCGGCGGGTCCAGCCAGTCCAACCGCTTCGTCCTGCGCCGCGCCGATTTCCGCGCGCCGTGGGAGCAGCCGGACAAAGGCTATTTCGGTTATGCGGAGGTCGCCCGCGCGCTCGACGCCAACGGCTGGCGCGGCTGCGCCATCGAGGCGATGCCCACCACCGACCTCGAGGAGCGGCGGACCCGCCAGCTCGCCCGCAAGAAGCTGCACCTGCAATGCGTGGAAGCGGCGATCCGCCGCGCGCAGGAAAGCCAGACTCCCTGAGCGGGCGCCGCAGCACAGCCTTCCCCCGAACCCGCGCGGCGCTTATATCCCGTTCCAAGCACAGAACGGCCAAAGCCCAGAATGGCCAAAGCCCAGAACGGAGGGACAGATGACCTGCAGCGCCACCCGGCACCCGATTGGCGATTTCCTTGGCGCTCCCCAGACCACCATGCCCGACACCGCCCTGGCCTCCACGGGAGACGGCCCGGACCTCGGCGCCCTGCCCTCCTGGGACCTGACGGACCTCTATCCGGGCATGGATTCGGCGGAACTGAAGGCCGACCTGGAGCGGATGGAACGCGCGTCCAAGGACTTCTACGAAAAGTACGCGACCAAGCTGGCCGGGCTGGACGGCAACGCCTTCGCCGCCGCCATCCGCGAGTACGAGCACATCGACGAGGTGCTGTCGCGGGTGATGTCCTACGCCGGGCTGGTCTACAACGGCAACATGACCGACCCGACCATCGCCAAGTTCTACCAGTCGGCGCAGGAGCGGGTGAACGGCATCTCCACCCACCTCGTCTTCTTCACGCTGGAGATCAACCGGCTGGAGGACAAGGTGCTGGACGCCAAGCTGAAGGCGTCGAAGGACCTCGCCCGCTACGCCCCCTGGCTGCGCGATGTCCGCCTGTTCCGCGAACACCAGCTTTCCGACGAGGTCGAACGCCTGCTCCACGAGAAGCATGTGGTCGGGCGCGCCGCCTGGAACCGCCTGTTCGACGAGACCATCGCCAGCTTGCGCTTCCCCATCGGCGGGAAGGAGCTGACCTGCGCGGAGGCGCTGAACCGCCTGTCCGACCGCAACCCCGCGGTCCGCAAGGAGGCCGGGGCGGTGATCGGCCGGGTGATGGGCGACAACATCCGCCTGTTCGCCCTGGTCACCAACACGCTGGCCAAGGACAAGGAGATCGACGACAAGTGGCGCAACTACAAGGCGCCCACATCGGCCCGCAACCTGTCCAACCGCGTCGAGGACGAGGTGGTGGACGCGCTGGCCGCGGCGGTGAAGGACGCCTACCCGGCCCTGTCCCACCGCTACTACGCGATGAAGGCCAAGTGGTTCGGGCAGGACCATCTGGACTACTGGGACCGCAACGCGCCGCTGCCCGACGACGCCGACCGCAGCATCCGCTGGGACGAGGCGCGCGATCTCGTTCTGGGCGCCTACGGCCGCTTCTCGCCGGATCTGGCGGCGCTCGGCAAGCGCTTCTTCGACAACGCCTGGATCGACGCGCCGGTGCGCCCCGGCAAGGCGCCGGGCGCCTTCGCCCACCCCACGGTGCCCAGCGTCCACCCCTATCTGCTGGTCAACTACCAGGGCAAGACGCGCGACGTGATGACGCTCGCGCATGAGCTGGGCCACGGCGTACACCAGATCCTGGCCGGCGGCCAGGGGCACCTGCTGTCCGACACGCCGCTGACCCTGGCGGAGACCGCGTCGGTGTTCGGCGAGATGCTGACCTTCCGCGCCCTGCTCGACCGCGAGACCGACCCGAAGCGCCGCAAGATCATGCTGGCCTCCAAAGTCGAGGACATGCTGAACACGGTGGTCCGCCAGATCGCCTTCTTCGACTTCGAGCGCCGCGTCCACACCGAGCGCCGCGAGGGCGAACTGACGGCGGAGCGGCTGGGCGAGATCTGGATGGCGGTGCAGACCGAAAGCCTCGGCCCGGCGCTGCGCTTCGACGAGGGCTACCGGAACTATTGGTCCTACATCCCGCACTTCATCCACTCGCCCTTCTACGTCTACGCCTACGCGTTCGGCGACTGCCTGGTGAACTCGCTCTACGCGGTCTACCAGGAGTCGGAGACGGGCTTCGCGGAGAAGTATCTGGCGATGCTGTCGGCGGGCGGCACGCTGCGCCACCAGGAGCTTCTCGCCCCCTTCGGTCTGGATGCCAGCGATCCGGCCTTCTGGCAGAAGGGGCTGAACGTCATCCGCGGCTTTGTTGACGAGCTGGAAAATCAGCCCTGAACGGATTTTCTTGACGGACGTCAAGAATCCCTAATTGCAGGATGGGTATGGTGCCTCCAACGATCCCTTCGGAGAGCACCATGCCCACCCTCTCGATCCCCGCCTGGAGCCCGTCCCTGGAAGTCGGCAACACCATCATCGACGCCGACCACAAGGAGACCATCGAGCTTCTGGCCGAAGCCGCCAAGGCGTCGGACGCCGACCTGCCCGCCCATTTCACCGCCTTCGCCCAGCACCTCCGCGACCATCTGGCCCGTGAGGAGGAGCTGATGCACCAGTACGGCTTCCCGCCGACGCCCATCCACGTCCACGAGCACAACCGCGTCCGTCTGGAGCTGGAGGGCATCGCCAAGCGCATGGCCGCCGGCAATCAGGCGCTGGTCCGCGGCTATCTGACCGAGGTCGTGCCGGAGTGGTTCATCAACCACAAGAACACCATGGACAGCGCCACCGCCGCCTGGATCCGCAGCCAGGGCGGCTGATCCACCACCCTCCACCGTCGAAGCCGCGCGAACACCGAATTGAGGGGTGGCTCCGTCCGGAAGAACACCGGATGGAGTCCTTTCCCGGATGGCCTGTGCAGGGGTGAAACTTTACCCTTGTTGCGCCAATCCGCTCCGGATATTCGCGAAAATTGCTGCTTTGACGTGGGAGGTGCTTGATGGGCGATTTCACGCTTCGCACCGCCGACCGGCGGGACGCGACTCTTTCCGAGGACGCCGTCAACGATCTTGCCGCCCGTCTGCGCGGCCCGCTGCTGACCCCGCAGTCGCCGGGCTATGACGAAGCCCGGACGATCTGGAACGCCATGATCGACCGCCGGCCCGGCCTGATCGCCCGCTGCGCCGGTGCCGCGGACGTCATGCAGGCGGTGCGCTTCGCGCGGGAGAACGGGCTGCTGGTCTCCGTGCGCGGCGGCGGTCACAACATCGCCGGCAATTCCCTGTGCGATGGGGGGCTGCTGATCGACCTCGGCGCCCTGCGCTTCGTCCATGTCGACCCCATCAGCCGGACCGCGCGGGTGGCCCCCGGCGCCACGCTGGGCGACCTGGACCGGGAGACCCAGGCTTTCGGGCTGGCCGTGCCGGTCGGCATCAACTCGACCACCGGCATCGCCGGGCTGACGCTGGGCGGCGGGTTCGGCTGGCTGACCCGCAAATACGGGCTGACGGTGGACAATCTGCTGTCCGCCGACGTGGTCACCGCAGACGGGAAGTTCCTGCGCGCCAGCGCCGACGAGAACGCCGACCTCTTCTGGGCCATCCGCGGCGGCGGCGGCAACTTCGGCGTCGTCACCTCCTTCACCTTCCGCCTGCATCCCGTGGGGCCGATGGT includes the following:
- a CDS encoding bacteriohemerythrin; this encodes MPTLSIPAWSPSLEVGNTIIDADHKETIELLAEAAKASDADLPAHFTAFAQHLRDHLAREEELMHQYGFPPTPIHVHEHNRVRLELEGIAKRMAAGNQALVRGYLTEVVPEWFINHKNTMDSATAAWIRSQGG
- a CDS encoding M3 family oligoendopeptidase, which gives rise to MPDTALASTGDGPDLGALPSWDLTDLYPGMDSAELKADLERMERASKDFYEKYATKLAGLDGNAFAAAIREYEHIDEVLSRVMSYAGLVYNGNMTDPTIAKFYQSAQERVNGISTHLVFFTLEINRLEDKVLDAKLKASKDLARYAPWLRDVRLFREHQLSDEVERLLHEKHVVGRAAWNRLFDETIASLRFPIGGKELTCAEALNRLSDRNPAVRKEAGAVIGRVMGDNIRLFALVTNTLAKDKEIDDKWRNYKAPTSARNLSNRVEDEVVDALAAAVKDAYPALSHRYYAMKAKWFGQDHLDYWDRNAPLPDDADRSIRWDEARDLVLGAYGRFSPDLAALGKRFFDNAWIDAPVRPGKAPGAFAHPTVPSVHPYLLVNYQGKTRDVMTLAHELGHGVHQILAGGQGHLLSDTPLTLAETASVFGEMLTFRALLDRETDPKRRKIMLASKVEDMLNTVVRQIAFFDFERRVHTERREGELTAERLGEIWMAVQTESLGPALRFDEGYRNYWSYIPHFIHSPFYVYAYAFGDCLVNSLYAVYQESETGFAEKYLAMLSAGGTLRHQELLAPFGLDASDPAFWQKGLNVIRGFVDELENQP